A stretch of DNA from Arthrobacter globiformis:
CAGCCGACGATCTCCTGCCGGAACGGGTCATCTCCGGGGACGATGCCGCCCGGCGGTCGCTGGTGAAAAACATCTACCGGCCGCTCCTCGCGGCGTCGAACGGGCTGGTGGAAACGCTCGGCACGTACCTGGAGCTGGGGCATTCACTCGAGGCGACGGCGCGGGAACTCTTCGTCCATGCCAACACGGTGCGGTACCGTCTCAAGCGTGTCTGTGATGTGACAGGCTGGGATCCGCTGCTCCCGCGCGAGGCTTTCGTGCTCCAGGCAGCCCTTGTGGTGGGGCGGCTTTCCACTCCGCCGAAGCCCGCCGTCGAGCGTGTTGCCGCGCGGAACACGAATTGAACCGTTGTAGACTTCCTACAACCTGACCCCGTGAGCTTGGTGTACGGAAACACCAATGGATCACCCGGTAATTTGGAAAGCTGGATACGTGCTTGCAATCGTCTGCCCTGGACAGGGCTCACAGACCCCCGGTTTCCTGGCCCCTTGGCTGGAGCTGCCCTCCGTAGCAGGCCATCTGGCCTCCCTGAGCGAAATTGCAGGCATTGACCTCACTGCGCACGGGACCACCTCTGACGAGGAAACCATCAAAGACACCGCCGTCGCGCAGCCGCTCATTGTCGCGGCCGGGCTCGTGGCCGCCAAGTCGCTGTTCGACGTCGAACTCAGCACGCTGCCGGTCATCCTGGCCGGGCACTCGGTGGGCGAGATCACGGCGTCCGCGCTGGCCGGCGTGCTCACCGAAAAGGAAGCCATGACGTTCGTGCGCGAACGTGCCAACAGCATGGCCGCGGCAGCTGCGGTCACGCCCACCGGGATGAGCGCCGTGGTGGGTGGCGACCCCGCCGAGGTCCTGGCCGCCATCGAGGCCGCCGGCGCAACGCCGGCAAATGTCAACGGCGCGGGCCAGACCGTCGCCGCGGGCACCTTCGAACAGCTCAAGGCGCTGGCCGAGAATCCGCCGGCCAAGGCCCGCGTGATTCCGCTGAAGGTTGCCGGGGCATTCCACACCTCACACATGGCTCCCGCCGTGAGCGCCCTCGAAGCGCTCCGCCCGGAGCTGCAGCCGCAGGCACCTGCCGTTCCGCTGCTGTCCAACTTCGACGGCCAGGAGGTCACGGCGGGCACCACGGCCGTCGACAGCCTGATCGCCCAGGTCTCGCGGCCGGTCCGCTGGGACCTCTGCATGGAGACCCTCGTGAACCGCGGCGTTACCGGCGTCATCGAGCTCGCTCCGGCGGGAACCCTGGCCGGACTGGCCAAGCGCGGCATGCCGGGCGTCAAGACCGTTGCTGTCAAAACGCCGGACGACCTGTCCGCGGCCCTGGCACTCTTCGCAGAACTGGAAGGACAGGCATGAGCAGCACGCCGGTACTGAAGCAGACCCCGCTGAACGAGCACACCCGGATCCTGGGCATCGGCGCTTACCGCCCCGACGTTCTTGTCACCAATGAGGACGTGTGCCAGTGGATCGATTCCTCGGACGAGTGGATCCGCCAGCGTACCGGCATCGTCACCCGCCACCGCGCACCCGCCGACGTCAGCGTGATCGACATGGCCGAGGGCGCCGCCCGTGAGGCCATGCAGAAGGCAGGCATCGAGGCATCCCAGCTCGGCGCCGTCATCGTCTCCACGGTGACCCACCCGTATGCCACGCCGTCGGCGGCCGCGAGCCTTGCCGACCGGCTGGGCGCCACTCCTGCCCCTGCCTTTGACATCTCCGCGGCCTGCGCCGGCTACTGCTACGGCGTAGCCCAAGGGGACGCGCTGGTCCGCTCGGGGGCCGCAAAGTACGTCCTTGTTGTCGGCGCGGAGAAGCTCTCCGACGTCATCGACAACCGCGAACGCACCATCTCGTTCCTGCTGGGCGACGGCGCTGGCGCCGTTGTCATCGGCCCGTCGGACACCCCCGGCATCGCCCCGTCGGTGTGGGGATCGGACGGCAGCAAGTGGGACGCCATCGGCATGACCCGCTCCATGCTGGACGTCCGGGATCTTGGCCTGGCGGCGCGCCGGTCAGACTCCACCGGCGACCTCGCGCTCCTCGAAGAGGCGCAGGAGCTCTACCCGACCCTCCGCCAGGACGGCCAGACGGTGTTCCGCTGGGCGGTCTGGGAGATGGCGAAGGTTGCCCAACAGGCGCTGGACGCCGCCGGCATCCAGGCTGAGGACCTGGTGGCCTTCATTCCGCATCAGGCCAACATGCGGATCATCGATGAGATGGTCAAGAAGCTGAAGCTGCCCGAGACCGTCACCGTGGCCCGGGACATCGCGGATGCGGGCAACACCTCCGCGGCCTCGATCCCCCTGGCCACGCACCGCCTGCTCCAGGAAAACCCCGCGCTGAGCGGCGGGCTGGCCCTGCAGATCGGCTTCGGCGCCGGACTGGTCTTCGGCGCCCAGGTGATTGTCCTTCCGTAGCAATTCCGATAACCAAGCCGCAACCGCGGTTTGCCCATTTCCGGCATCCCCTGCCGGCAATAACAAGAAAAGGAGCCATCAATGGCTAGCAACGAAGAGATCCTGGCCGGACTGGCTGAAATCGTCAACGAAGAGACCGGCCTGGCCCCCGAGGCCGTCGAGCTGGACAAGTCCTTCACCGAGGACCTGGACATCGACTCCATCTCCATGATGACCATCGTGGTCAACGCCGAAGAGAAGTTCGGCGTCCGCATCCCGGACGAAGAGGTCAAGAACCTCAAGACCGTCGGCGACGCCGTGGACTTCATCTCCAACGCCCAGGCGTAAGTAAGACATCAGCCTTCACTGGCTTCAGCCTTTTACAGGCTCCAGCGTCACCGCTGAACCCGGCTGGCCGGGCCCGGACCTTCCGGGACCGGCCAGCCGATGCACCACCCCTGAATTTTTTTGAAGACTTCCCCCGCACGCCACCCACTCCGGCCTCCGGCCAGCAGCACAGGACACGGCAAGCGCACCGACAGAGAGTGATCCCATGACACGCAAAGTAGTCATTACAGGTCTGGGTGCCACCACGCCCATCGGCGGCGACGTACCCACAATGTGGCAGAACGCGCTGAAGGGTGTTTCGGGAGCCCACACCCTTGAGGATGACTGGGTTGCCAAATACGAACTGCCGGTCCACTTCGCCGCCCGGTGCTCCACCCCCGCACTCGACGTCCTGAGCCGGGTTGAGGCCAAGCGCATGGACCCGTCAACCCAGTTCGGCGTCATCGCCGCACGCGAAGCATGGGCCGACTCCGGCATCACCGAAATCGACCACGACCGGCTCGCCGTTGCCTTCGCCACCGGCATCGGCGGTGTCTGGACGCTCCTGGATGCGTGGGACACGCTGAAGGAGAAAGGCCCCCGCCGCGTCCTGCCCATGACGGTTCCGATGCTCATGCCCAACGGCGTGGCCGCCGCTGTCAGCCTGGACCTCGGCGCCCGCGCCGGTGCGCACACCCCGGTGTCCGCGTGCGCTTCGGGCACCGAAGCCCTGCACCTCGGACTGGACCTGATCCGCTCCGGCAAGGCCGACGTCGTCATGTGCGGCGGCGCCGAAGCCGCCATCCACCCGATGCCGCTGGCAGCGTTCTCGTCGATGCAGGCGCTGTCCCGCCGCAACGACGATCCCGAGGGTGCCTCCCGCCCCTACGACCTGGACCGTGACGGTTTCGTCATGGGCGAAGGCGCTGGCGCCCTGGTGCTGGAAGCCGAGGAGCACGCCCTCGCCCGCGGCGCACGGATCTACGGCGAGCTCGCCGGCACCTCCGTGACTGCCGACGCATACCACATCACAGCACCGGACCCCCAAGGCCTTGGCGCCACCCGGGCACTCAAGGCAGCCATGTTCGATGGCCGCATCCAGGCGGAAGACGTGGTCCACGTCAACGCCCACGCCACCTCGACGCCGGTCGGCGACAAGCCGGAGTACACGGCCCTGAAGGCGGCGCTCGGCAATCATGTCGAGAATGTTGCCGTCTCGGCCACCAAGTCGCAGATGGGCCACCTGCTCGGTGCCTCCGGCGCCGTCGAGGCCGTGCTCACCGTCCTGGCTGTCCACGAACGCAAGGCTCCCCTCACCATCAACCTCGAAAACCAGGATCCCGAGATCCCGCTCGACGTCGTGACCTCCGCCCGCGCCCTGCCGGCCGGCGACATCGTGGCGCTGAGCAACTCGTTCGGCTTCGGCGGGCACAACGCCGTCGTTGCCATCCGCAGCGTCTGATTGCCCTGAATGAACGCTGAAGAAGCCCCCGCCGGTTGGCGGGGGCTTCTTCGTTGCTATGGGGAATTGCTGCGGCTGGCGCGTGTCAGCCGCCTCGGGCGTCAGCAGCCCCTGGCGGGCCAGCCGAGCAGGCGGGTCAGCCGGTCTTGCTCGTCAGCCGACCTGGTGCAACCAGCGCACGGGTGCGCCTTCAGCGGCGTGCCTGAAGGGTTCCAGCTCCTCGTCCCACGCCTCGCCGAGGGCAAGCGAGAGCTCGTGGTAGACGGCGGAGGGGTCGCCGGCACCGGCCTCATAGGCGTAGCGGATGCGGTCCTCTGACACCATGATGTTGCCGTGGACGTCCGTCACGGCATGGAAAATGCCCAGCTCAGGTGTGTGGGACCAGCGTCCGCCGTCCACGCCCTGGCTGGGTTCTTCGGTGACCTCGAAGCGCAGGTGTGCCCAGCCCCGGAGGGCAGACGCAAGCTGCGCACCTGTCCCCTGCGCGCCGGTCCAGGAAAGTTCCGAGCGGAACATTCCGGGCGCGGCGGGCTGAGGTGTCCATTCCAGGTCCGTTCGCTTGTCCACGACGGATCCGATGGCCCACTCAACGTGAGGGCACAGTGCGGTAGGGGCCGAGTGAATAAACAGCACACCGCGGGTCATTGCAACAGACATTCCATCCTCCATAGCTGTAGGTACGTCTTCCCCAACGACCTGCATGGATGGATGATTGCTGCTCCGGGCGCCGCATGGTGCCGGTAATTCCTGCCAATCTATGAAATTATCTGCCGGACTGACAAAGGGGCGCCTGGAGACAAGTGCTTCAAGCACAACTTGAAAGTTGCCGAACTTGGATCTTATTGTGCCGTACGCCGTCTAATTACGCCAGTGCAATTCGGCGTGGTGTAGAAGACGCGCCGGAGAAGGGGCCTAGGCCCGCGGGTGGGCCTGCTGATAGCTCTTGCGCAGGCGGTCCACGGATACGTGGGTATAGATCTGGGTGGTGGCGAGGCTGCTGTGGCCGAGTATTTCCTGGACCGCCCGAAGGTCTGCGCCGCCGTCGAGCAGATGCGTGGCGGCGGTGTGCCGCAGGGAGTGCGGGCCTGTGGCGGACGTATCACCCAGCCCTTCGAACAGTCCCTTCACCACACTGCGGACCTGCCGCTGGTCCACGCGGCGGCCGCGCGCCCCGAGGAACAGGGCCGGTCCGCTGTCCGCGGCAGCGAGCTTTCCCCGTCCGCGGCGCAGCCAGTCGTCGACGGCGAGCGCAGCCGGGAGCCCGTAGGGCACCGTCCGTTCCTTGTTGCCCTTGCCGAGCACGCGCAGGGTTCTGCGGTCCGGATCAAGGTCGTCGACGTCCAGACCCGCCAGCTCGCCGACGCGGACACCGGTGGCGTAGAGCAGCTCAACCATGGCCCGGTTGCGCAGCGCCATGGGATCACCGTCTTTGGCCGCCTCGTTGAGGTCGGCCAGCAGCCGGGCGAGCTGCTGCTGCTGCAACACCCCCGGCAGGGAAGCATCGCGCTTGGGGGCCTGCAGGCGCAGGGAGGGATCGGTTTGGATCAGTTCTTCCCGCAGCGCCCACGAGGTGAAGGCCCGCGCCGTGGCGGCACGGCGGGCAAGGGTGGAACGCGAAGCGCCGGCCTCGCTCTGGCTGCCGAGCCAGCGGCGGAGGGTGCCCAGTTCCAGCCCGGTAGGATCGGTGATTCCTTCACCGGCCGCATAGCCCAGCAGGCTGGCGAGGTCGGACAGGTATGCGCGCACCGTGTGTTCGGACCGGGCCCGCTCACCCGTCAGGTACCTTTCGAAACCCGTGACAGCCCTGGCGAGGGCGGCCGGCAGTTCCTGTTTCTCCACTCCCCCACTGTCCCAGCATTTGGCCCGGAATCAACGAACGGCACAGCTAATCGGGAAACTGCACGGCGCTAATCGGGGAACTACACGCCGAGCCGCCCGGCGAGGGGGACGTCGCGCGGGCGGCAGCTTTATGTTGATTGCCTGGTGCGCTTCCAGCCTCCCTTCTCGGATGCGGCCAGTCCCAGCAGGGCCAGCCTGCCAAGGCCCGCGCGCACCGATTCAGCGCCCAGACCGGCAACAGTGCAGAGTTTTTCGACGCTGCTGGCGGCCCGCAAGGGCAGGGCGTCCAGCAGGATCAGGTCCTCAAGTGTCAGGCCGTCATGGTCGGCGGACTGTCCGCTCTTCTCGTCGGCCAGGGACTGGCCGCTGGGCGACGCAAGCTCGGCGACCTCCCCCGCATCAGTGACGCAGACGGCGCCGCCGTCGCGCAGGAGCCGGTGGCAGCCGGCCGAGTTGGCGCTGTGCACCGAGCCGGGAACGGCTCCGACCGCACGGCCCAGGGTTTCCGCGTGATGGGCGGTGTTCAGGGCTCCGGACCGCCATCTGGCCTCCACCACCACCGTGACGGAGGCGAGGGCGGCGATCAGCCGGTTCCGCTGAAGGAACCGGTACCGGGTGGGGGCTGATCCGGGCGGAACCTCGGCAAGCACGGCACCCTGGTTGGCTACAGCGCGCAGGAGATCCTCGTTCCCGGACGGATAGAAACGGTCCACCCCGCCCGCCATGACGGCGATGGTCGGCATGGCCCCAGAGCCCCCGGCCAGGGCTGCCCGGTGCGCGTGGGCATCAATCCCGTACGCGCCGCCTGACACCACTGTGAATCCCCGCTGCGCAAGCGAGTAGGCAAGGTCACCGGTGACTGACGCACCATAGCTGGTGCTGTCCCGCGAGCCCACCAGGGCCACCGCCCTGGCCGCCGGGGGAAGTTCGAGCTCAATGCCCCGCCACCAAAGGCAGATCGGCTGGTGCAGGCCAAGGTCGTCCAGTTGCCGCGGCCACAGCCCGTCCGTGGGGATGAGAACACGGCCGCCCAGGCGATGCATCGTGGCCAGGTCGCGCTCCGGGGCGAGTTCGGGAATTCTCGGTGCCCAGCGCTTCAGCGCGGCACCAAGGCCGGCCCAGGAATTCACCGAACTGTGCTCTGCCAGCAGCCCGGTGATGTCCTGTTCCAGCCCCGGCCCGTAGCTGACCTGGCCGGTGGCTATCCTCAGGGCGTCCTCAGCCCCGGCAACGTGCACCAGGGCCAGGCCCGCGACGTCCTGTGGCTCCATCAGCCTCGACAGTGCGGCACGGGCAACTCTCTCGTTGTGCATGCGGGTTCCTTTCACGCTGCAGCCGAAGCGGTCTGGCGAAGGCTCAGGGCCTGTCCGATGTCGTTCCCGTCCGGCTGCTCACGGCCACCAAGGTCGGCCAGCGTCCAGGCGAGAGCATGGATAGTGTTTCAGCGGAAGTGAAATTCAGCTAATATCGCAGCGGCGGGCAACAAACTTCGCGGTCTCCGCCCGTCTTCGATGCATCACATAAGAATCCCGTGGGGGGAAAATAATGGGTTCCAAAGGTGCCGCCATGCGGCCTGCAATCTTCCGTGTCCGCATGAACGACGGTGTTGCCGCCAGGACAGACGGTAAAGACATCTGGATTGATGACAGGCTCAATGCAGTCCAGGAGAAGTGCGCTGTACTTCACGAAACAATCCACATTGAGCTAGGGCACTCCACTGTGCAGCCCGAAGCCGTTGAAATGATGGTGCGGTACGAAACCGCGAAACGGCTTCTGCCTGACCTGTCGGAGGGCTGCGGTGCGGGCAAGACGATAGCAGCGGTGGCGCGTGACCTCGAAGTGACGCGTCAGGTTCTTATGGATAGGGCGGCGACACTCACTGACGCCGAAGCCGTTAACGCTGGTTGCCTGTCCTGCCTCAAATGCCCTGCCATTGCAGCCAGGTTCGCCAGCCAGGCCTTCGCCACAGCCGCCTAAAGCACCAACAGGAGAATCCCCCGCTGGGCCTTGGTGGGGTTTTCTGCTTTTCCCTTGTCTTTAGCGAATTCATGACTACAGTTACACCATGAATAGCCAGGGGACACTCTTCAGAATTTCTGCGATTTCAAGCATTGCTGGCATCGCAATTCCAATAATCTTGCTTGCCGCCTTTGGTGGCGCGAAAGGGGCAGTAGGAAACGTGCTAACCGTCGTCGCTGTCGCCCTTCTGGTCCTAGCCGCGGTCGCCGTATGCGTTGCCCTGGGCACCTACAGGGAACAAGGCCGGAAGGCCGGCAGTACGCCTCTCATTTATGCAGTGGTTGCGTTCCCTCTTGGGATCCTGCTGATGTTTCCGTACTTTGGCATTCGCTTCCCCGGGGTAATGATGATTGCCTTGCTTGCGATCCTTACGAGCGTGCCGGCCCTTGTAATCGGCATAGTCAAGAAACTTTCCGTGAAAGCTGAGCCCGCGACAATCCCAGTACCGGAACTTTCCTGAAGCCCGGATTGCCCATCCATAGACAGCCGAGAGAACCACCGCCAGCTAATCATGCTGGCGGGGGTTTCTTGCTGTGGAAAACTTGCGGTTTCCTTGATCTGGGGTGCATATAGTCCTGTGAGCCGGCGCCGCACGACGCCTTCGGTGGTTCCGGCAGGTGGCCCCGCTCTGCCCCCAAAGGGCGGGCCACCGCATCTCCAGCCCTCCACCAGCCAGGCGCTCACGATGGCGGCTTAGCGCACTCAAGCGCTCGAGCCCTTTGTCATCCGACACCGCGATCCCAGCGGCTTAGGAATAGTAGAATCGATTGAAATTTCAGAACGACGGCGGCCTCGGTCCGCGTCGCGATATCAGGTAGGTATTTGGGGATGCTGCGCAAGGCCGATAACGTCAGCCTGGAACACCGCCGGGGCTTCTGGACCAGTAACGGTGACGTCATAATCACCGTTGGCAGGAAGCGTTACTCGATTGGTAAGTTCAAGGAACAGGTCTTCCTCGAGCGCCTTGCCGCGCAGATGGATTACCCCATGCTCATAACGCGCATCAACGGGCGGCGTTACTGGCAGTTTCAGAACAAGT
This window harbors:
- a CDS encoding beta-ketoacyl-[acyl-carrier-protein] synthase family protein; amino-acid sequence: MTRKVVITGLGATTPIGGDVPTMWQNALKGVSGAHTLEDDWVAKYELPVHFAARCSTPALDVLSRVEAKRMDPSTQFGVIAAREAWADSGITEIDHDRLAVAFATGIGGVWTLLDAWDTLKEKGPRRVLPMTVPMLMPNGVAAAVSLDLGARAGAHTPVSACASGTEALHLGLDLIRSGKADVVMCGGAEAAIHPMPLAAFSSMQALSRRNDDPEGASRPYDLDRDGFVMGEGAGALVLEAEEHALARGARIYGELAGTSVTADAYHITAPDPQGLGATRALKAAMFDGRIQAEDVVHVNAHATSTPVGDKPEYTALKAALGNHVENVAVSATKSQMGHLLGASGAVEAVLTVLAVHERKAPLTINLENQDPEIPLDVVTSARALPAGDIVALSNSFGFGGHNAVVAIRSV
- a CDS encoding tyrosine recombinase XerC translates to MEKQELPAALARAVTGFERYLTGERARSEHTVRAYLSDLASLLGYAAGEGITDPTGLELGTLRRWLGSQSEAGASRSTLARRAATARAFTSWALREELIQTDPSLRLQAPKRDASLPGVLQQQQLARLLADLNEAAKDGDPMALRNRAMVELLYATGVRVGELAGLDVDDLDPDRRTLRVLGKGNKERTVPYGLPAALAVDDWLRRGRGKLAAADSGPALFLGARGRRVDQRQVRSVVKGLFEGLGDTSATGPHSLRHTAATHLLDGGADLRAVQEILGHSSLATTQIYTHVSVDRLRKSYQQAHPRA
- a CDS encoding ACP S-malonyltransferase; this encodes MLAIVCPGQGSQTPGFLAPWLELPSVAGHLASLSEIAGIDLTAHGTTSDEETIKDTAVAQPLIVAAGLVAAKSLFDVELSTLPVILAGHSVGEITASALAGVLTEKEAMTFVRERANSMAAAAAVTPTGMSAVVGGDPAEVLAAIEAAGATPANVNGAGQTVAAGTFEQLKALAENPPAKARVIPLKVAGAFHTSHMAPAVSALEALRPELQPQAPAVPLLSNFDGQEVTAGTTAVDSLIAQVSRPVRWDLCMETLVNRGVTGVIELAPAGTLAGLAKRGMPGVKTVAVKTPDDLSAALALFAELEGQA
- a CDS encoding acyl carrier protein; this encodes MASNEEILAGLAEIVNEETGLAPEAVELDKSFTEDLDIDSISMMTIVVNAEEKFGVRIPDEEVKNLKTVGDAVDFISNAQA
- a CDS encoding beta-ketoacyl-ACP synthase III yields the protein MSSTPVLKQTPLNEHTRILGIGAYRPDVLVTNEDVCQWIDSSDEWIRQRTGIVTRHRAPADVSVIDMAEGAAREAMQKAGIEASQLGAVIVSTVTHPYATPSAAASLADRLGATPAPAFDISAACAGYCYGVAQGDALVRSGAAKYVLVVGAEKLSDVIDNRERTISFLLGDGAGAVVIGPSDTPGIAPSVWGSDGSKWDAIGMTRSMLDVRDLGLAARRSDSTGDLALLEEAQELYPTLRQDGQTVFRWAVWEMAKVAQQALDAAGIQAEDLVAFIPHQANMRIIDEMVKKLKLPETVTVARDIADAGNTSAASIPLATHRLLQENPALSGGLALQIGFGAGLVFGAQVIVLP
- a CDS encoding DUF3145 domain-containing protein produces the protein MSVAMTRGVLFIHSAPTALCPHVEWAIGSVVDKRTDLEWTPQPAAPGMFRSELSWTGAQGTGAQLASALRGWAHLRFEVTEEPSQGVDGGRWSHTPELGIFHAVTDVHGNIMVSEDRIRYAYEAGAGDPSAVYHELSLALGEAWDEELEPFRHAAEGAPVRWLHQVG
- the dprA gene encoding DNA-processing protein DprA, which encodes MHNERVARAALSRLMEPQDVAGLALVHVAGAEDALRIATGQVSYGPGLEQDITGLLAEHSSVNSWAGLGAALKRWAPRIPELAPERDLATMHRLGGRVLIPTDGLWPRQLDDLGLHQPICLWWRGIELELPPAARAVALVGSRDSTSYGASVTGDLAYSLAQRGFTVVSGGAYGIDAHAHRAALAGGSGAMPTIAVMAGGVDRFYPSGNEDLLRAVANQGAVLAEVPPGSAPTRYRFLQRNRLIAALASVTVVVEARWRSGALNTAHHAETLGRAVGAVPGSVHSANSAGCHRLLRDGGAVCVTDAGEVAELASPSGQSLADEKSGQSADHDGLTLEDLILLDALPLRAASSVEKLCTVAGLGAESVRAGLGRLALLGLAASEKGGWKRTRQST